Proteins encoded together in one Variovorax paradoxus EPS window:
- a CDS encoding maleylacetate reductase codes for MPVQSFVYNSAPQRVVFGAGSLQHLAREIDALGARRALVLSTPEQRPQAERIADMLGAHAAGVFDRAVMHVPIETAREAGEVAQRLGADCAVAIGGGSTTGLGKAIALDSGLPILAIPTTYAGSEMTPIYGITEAGMKKTGKDFKVLPRTVIYDPELSLTLPVDMSVTSGINAIAHAAEGLYAIDANPIMDLMAQEGIAALGRALPAIRAFAEDAAARSDALYGAWLCGTVLGNVGMALHHKLCHTLGGSFNLPHAETHTIVLPHALAYNAAAAPEAMARIAKALGGSNAAQAVFDLAHDNGAPVALRDIGMKESDLDVACAHALQNQYPNPRPLERDAIRALLQNAWEGARP; via the coding sequence ATGCCTGTCCAATCCTTCGTCTACAACAGCGCGCCCCAGCGCGTGGTCTTCGGCGCGGGTTCGCTGCAGCACCTGGCGCGCGAGATCGATGCGCTCGGCGCTCGGCGCGCGCTGGTCCTCTCCACGCCCGAGCAGCGACCGCAGGCCGAGCGCATCGCCGACATGCTGGGCGCGCATGCGGCCGGCGTGTTCGACCGGGCCGTGATGCACGTGCCCATCGAGACCGCGCGCGAAGCGGGAGAAGTGGCGCAGCGCCTGGGCGCCGACTGCGCCGTGGCCATCGGCGGCGGCTCGACCACCGGCCTCGGCAAAGCCATCGCGCTCGATTCGGGCCTGCCGATCCTTGCGATACCGACCACCTACGCGGGCTCCGAGATGACGCCGATCTACGGCATCACCGAAGCGGGCATGAAGAAGACCGGCAAGGACTTCAAAGTGCTGCCGCGCACCGTGATCTACGACCCCGAACTCTCGCTGACCCTGCCCGTGGACATGAGCGTGACGAGCGGCATCAACGCCATCGCGCATGCGGCCGAAGGGCTCTACGCCATCGATGCGAACCCGATCATGGATCTGATGGCGCAAGAGGGCATCGCCGCGCTGGGCCGCGCGTTGCCCGCGATCCGCGCCTTTGCAGAGGACGCGGCCGCGCGCAGCGATGCGCTCTACGGCGCATGGCTTTGCGGCACCGTGCTCGGCAACGTCGGCATGGCGCTGCACCACAAGCTGTGCCACACGCTCGGCGGCAGCTTCAACTTGCCGCATGCCGAGACCCACACCATCGTGCTGCCGCATGCGCTGGCCTACAACGCCGCTGCTGCGCCCGAAGCCATGGCGCGCATCGCGAAGGCGCTGGGTGGAAGCAACGCGGCACAGGCCGTGTTCGACCTCGCACACGACAACGGCGCGCCTGTCGCGCTGCGCGACATCGGCATGAAGGAATCGGACCTCGATGTGGCCTGCGCACACGCGCTGCAGAACCAGTATCCCAATCCGCGCCCGCTTGAGCGCGATGCGATTCGT